A single Bacteroidota bacterium DNA region contains:
- a CDS encoding BrxA family protein yields the protein MTHNVYSASFTTGALLLSETEAVVNFLKEHVQTEINLLTDTNELLHINSRIARKKKVGEILKRYNAVSESYWKAYLQLATKEERNIFLYFVCLSAYPLIRDFHLEVVLSKWRRLDTTIDRSDVLRFLNWSSGNHPEIDKWTDNTKFKACQIMILMMKETGFINNGKLISVYLSDELCRFFAHHGEAWFLEAMFIPKEHRERILNSL from the coding sequence ATGACTCATAACGTTTATTCCGCTTCCTTCACCACTGGCGCGTTGCTTTTGTCCGAAACGGAAGCTGTCGTAAACTTTTTAAAAGAACACGTGCAAACAGAGATTAATTTACTCACCGACACGAACGAACTCCTTCATATAAATTCCCGGATTGCCCGGAAAAAGAAGGTCGGTGAGATTTTAAAAAGATATAATGCTGTCTCTGAATCCTATTGGAAGGCTTATTTGCAACTTGCAACAAAAGAAGAAAGAAACATTTTCCTGTACTTTGTTTGTTTGAGTGCTTATCCGCTCATCCGCGACTTTCACCTTGAAGTAGTGCTCTCCAAATGGAGGCGCTTGGATACAACCATTGACAGGTCAGATGTCCTGCGCTTTCTGAATTGGTCGTCAGGCAATCATCCTGAAATTGACAAATGGACTGACAACACCAAATTTAAGGCCTGTCAGATCATGATACTGATGATGAAGGAAACTGGGTTCATCAATAATGGTAAACTTATTTCAGTTTATCTTTCTGATGAGTTATGCCGATTCTTTGCCCATCATGGCGAAGCTTGGTTTTTGGAAGCAATGTTTATACCGAAGGAACATAGGGAACGAATTCTAAATAGCTTATGA